The following are encoded in a window of Vigna unguiculata cultivar IT97K-499-35 chromosome 8, ASM411807v1, whole genome shotgun sequence genomic DNA:
- the LOC114195615 gene encoding phosphatidylinositol transfer protein 3-like, whose amino-acid sequence MSVDPKNASTIGQEKMLASPEQQASINEVRRLIGPQSGKASIFCSDACISRYLRARNWNVKKATKMLKLTLKWREEYKPEEIRWEDIAHEAETGKIYRSNYIDKHGRTVLVMRPGRQNSKSTKGQIKYLVYCMENAIFNLPPEQEQMVWLIDFQGFNMSHISIKVTRETANVLQEHYPERLGLAILYNAPKFFEPFFTMVKPLLEPKTYNKVKFAYSDDQNTKKIMEDLFDFDQLESAFGGNDDTGFDINKYADRMKEDDKKIPAFWTRENNPSSVPTDIPPLDSTRLDSNTDDGSDNEKLDSSTDLVVDTGIINPNQKSLVNEGERNGSAD is encoded by the exons ATGAGTGTGGATCCAAAGAACGCGTCCACTATTGGCCAGGAGAAGATGTTAGCATCACCAGAACAGCAGGCATCG ATCAATGAGGTGAGAAGGTTAATTGGGCCACAGTCTGGTAAGGCATCTATTTTTTGTTCTGATGCCTGCATCTCAAGGTATTTAAGGGCACGGAATTGGAATGTCAAGAAGGCAACTAAAATGTTGAAATTGACCCTGAAATGGAGAGAAGAATACAAACCCGAAGAAATCCGTTGG GAAGATATTGCTCATGAAGCAGAGACAGGAAAAATCTATAGATCAAACTATATTGACAAGCATGGGAGAACTGTCCTAGTAATGAGGCCTGGTCGACAG AACTCAAAGTCAACTAAAggacaaattaaatatttggtaTACTGCATGGAGAATGCTATTTTTAATCTTCCACCAGAACAAGAACAAATGGTCTGGTTGATTGACTTCCAGGGTTTCAATATGTCACATATATCAATAAAGGTGACTCGTGAAACTGCCAATGTATTACAAGAACATTATCCTGAACGCCTGGGTCTGGCAATACTTTACAATGCACCCAAGTTCTTTGAACCATTTTTCACG ATGGTAAAGCCACTACTAGAGCCTAAGACTTATAATAAAGTGAAGTTCGCATACTCGGATGATCAAAACACCAAGAAGATTATGGAGGATTTGTTTGACTTTGATCAACTTGAATCTGCATTTGGTGGGAATGATGATACAGGATTTGACATAAATAAATATGCTGATAGAATGAAAGAGGATGACAAAAAGATTCCTGCTTTCTGGACTAGGGAAAACAATCCGTCATCAGTTCCAACAGATATTCCTCCTTTAGATTCTACTAGGTTAGACTCAAATACTGATGATGGTTCGGACAATGAGAAACTAGACTCTTCCACTGACCTCGTGGTGGACACTGGTATCATTAACCCGAACCAGAAAAGTTTGGTTAATGAAGGAGAAAGAAATGGCAGTGCAGATTAG